The region GTTCCAGTGCTTCCTTGGTATTCCTTATGCACATAATAAAAGGACATGGCCATGCAGGGGGTCATAATAGAGACACCAACTCTATAAGAGCTATAAGAAAAATGTTCTTCCCCAGCACTGCACGGCCGCAAGAGAGGGTGAGACTCCCTTCTTGCATTGCTCCCTTGCCTTAGCACTTGATAGCAGaagaaaatgctataaaaataatgtgtagccttattgtgaatttcacctttgaaaattaaaaatatcctaaGAATACACAGATGGGGTAGTTTGAAAATGTTAATGGAGCTCTGCCCTCAAAGATCAGTAACTGCCAACATAAATCAAGTTCCTGGAAGAGCCTGGAAATGGAACTAGAAACAGAAAGGTTGGGAAGCCAGTGCAAGCTTTTATAGCCAGTACTATTCCAACTCTGAACTTTTATCCAAGCTCTTAAAAATGATCCAGCTGATTGACTGGCCAGTCATTAAAACTCTATGTTTCCAGGCATGGAGGAGATCCACTAGTCAAAATGGAGGTGTCTGGAGAGATGGCCACACTAAACCAGGAGCCTGGATAAAGAGCTCTGagtcattcatttatccattcaaaaATATTCTTGAGCACTACAATATGCCAAGCCACTGTTGTAGGCATTGAGAATAAAACAAAGCATGCAGTGTCCCTGCCACCGTGGACCTCCCATTCTAGTGTGGGGAGACAGACGATAAATAACGAAATTAATGTGTCATGCTGATATATGGAAGTTAGGGACTGATAATTCCTGAAACAGCTTGGTGACTGTTTTACCCAGGGTGGTAATGGAAACACCTCTCTGATAGTGACATTTGGGCAGAGATTTGCATGAAAAGAGGGAACTACCCAGGCTAGGTCTTGAGGAAGAATATTCCAGGCAGAAAGCATAGCAAACTCCAAAGGCCCCACGGTGGATCTGCTGGGAGCACTCCAAGATGTCCCTGAAGCAGGAGGGGTAAGATGGCAGGAGGTGAGGCCAGACACGAGGCCAAGGCAGGACCAGATCATGCGCATCCCATCTCACCATTCTCTAAGTAAGATGGAAGGCAGTGGAGGGTTCTGAGCAGAAGCAGAACAACTATCTGCGTTGAGAGTAGCCTGAAGGGGACCAGTGGTGGTGGCTGGGAGCACAGTGGGGAGGACCTTGCAGCATCTAGGCTAGCAAGAACATGACTCAGATAAGGGCTCAGGACCATCTCTGGCTGACTTCACCTGCGGCGGCTCCTGGCCTTTCTCAGCTCCCCCACTTTGCTCTCCTCAGTTACTCCAAGAAAAGGATGAAATGCTGAACGAGCTGGAGAAGAAGCTGGCGCAGGTGCAGAACAGCCTCCTGAAgaaggaggtggagatggaggagcAGCATTGCCTGATGAGGGAACTCGAAATCACCTTCAAGGAGAAAGCCAGGATGGAGTACGCGGCCCTGCAAGGCGAGATCCAGAAGCTGAGCGACGCTCTTGAGGACACCAAACAGCAGCACAGGCTGGCAGGTGAGGTCCCAACAGGCACCGTCCCAGCACGCCTCCACCCTGAGGGGGCTACATCAGCCCCTGCATCTCAGGGTCCCCTTGAATTCCTCACTCAACCCCAAGCTTACCTCCTCTTGGAAGCCACCACAGCTTGGAAAAGCAGCTGCTGAACTCACACTTCCACCATTCTCTCAGCCCTCTCAGACGAAGACCCTGGCCCCTCACCCCACATTTCACCCAACCACCCTGGTCTTCAACACCCTCTCTCCTTTTTGCCTCCAAACGCGTTCCCTTCTGCACATCTTGCACTGGGGTCAGTGGCCCTCTGAGGTCAGTCACCAATAACTTCTTGCCTTAGGTACAGGGTTTCTTGGGAGATGatgaaatgttctggaattagatatTGGTGATGGTTACGCAGCGTTGTGAGTATGCTAGAAAACCCACTGAATCGTACACTTTAAAACGATAGATCTTATGTCATgtgaattcattttaatttcaacaGAAGATCAAAAGCCTGCTTGCTTCCCCACCTTCCTTCAACTCTGTATTTCCAGAGGCTGTTAGCTGCCTGCACCCAAACCCGCATTTCTCAGgggtttttttcttgttcttccacAAATCTCaccactttttctctttttttcccctgctctAACTACAGTCATCCAACCCTTAAGACTCTACCTGTGTCTGTGCTccaccttcctcctctcctccttcatgCTTTGTGAGCTCCCCTCTTCCTCCAGAGCTATGTTTCCCTGCTGATGCCTCCAAAACTTAGAAACCCCTATCCTGGCTTTGCAGCAGTGGTGAGTCTTGTCTCTGGAGAACAACTTCCCCTGAGCCAACCCACCTCCTCCTCTCACTAGGCATTTCTGAAACAACCTATCTCTCCAACACTTTTTTTGGTccagtgctgggatggaacccagggcctcgcacatactaggcaatcactctaccactgagctacatccccagctccttccaATGCTTTTTaaatcctcctccctccttcttccaaGGCATGCCTTTATTTTGGTAGTAAGGCCATCCTTCTTCCAGGATCCCAGGGTAGGAAACTTGGAAGAGGGAATGAGAGAGCAACGTTCAGACGAGAGAATATATTTAGCATAAAGGATCTGCAGTGAGAACCTACTTGGGTGCTTCTCCCAAGTAAGCCCTGGGTGCCTGCCCCATGGAGTGAGGGTGTGTGGCAAAGGAATGTTGCATTCCCATCTTTCCCTTGTATTAAGTCCCTTCTCACTGAATCAAGTTTAAACATTTCTCTCAGGCTTTCATGGTCCTCCAAAGCCCCCTCTAATCCACCCCATTACTCAACTCCATTGCCCCATTCCTCCATCTTTCCTTTCCAATCAAACTGTCCTTGCTATTCTCCCCCAATCCAGTGCATTCACTCTAATAGTCCCACACCTGGAGCTCCACTCTCCTTTCTCTAAGGCCCAATCAACTCTGTCCCTCCACAATTCCATCTGTAAATATCCTAACCCACATGGATCCCTCTTCCTGAGTTCCCAGGAACTTACCTTCCTGTGATCTCTAGCTGGAGGTGTAACTTGAGGGCAGAACCAATGCTTAGCGTGCACAAGgatgggttcaatgcccagcaccaaaaataaataatatttcactgttcTCTATGACAGGTGGGCTGGCTATGTCTCCCTGGCCAGACTAAACTCCATGCAGGTTGGGATTTGTCCCTTAGGATAAGATGAGTCACACAGGACATACTGAGCCATTTCTAaccaatttatttcattttagtccCGAAGAGCCCCTGGCTAGAGAGTGGTTGAAGTCAGATAATTGAACAGAGCTCTTTAGGACCaataatgaaatggaaagaaGTGAGGACAGATTGGGAATTGAAGTAGATCACAAAATGAAAGAACGGACTTCCTAGCCAGTCTTATTTGAGAGTCTGCTCTTGACACACACGCCTCCTCTCGAGGACATGCCCTCAGCTTGTCTCCTGGTTTCTGCAGCTCAGCAAGCAGCCCAGTACAAGGAAGAGGCCTTGCAGGCGGGGAACACTCTGGAGGATACCCAGAGGAAGCTGCAGGACTGCATTTATCTAGACCAGCAGAAAGCAGACACCATCCAGGATCTACAGAGAGAGGTGCAGAGGCTGCAGGCAGAATCCGTAGCAGCTGGAGAGGAGCTGGCAAGCAACAGGTACCTTCTGCTCACCTCCAGAGAACCCTGTCCCCGTGAGCCAATCACTGTGGGCGTCCACCAGGGGTGGGACATCAGAGACTCCCCATGGGGCCAGCTCCATAGTCCAACAACACAGGCCCTGAAGTCCATCCACCTGTTGTCCCTTTGCTTTAGGAAACAGatagatgagctgacctcaaacCTCTCTGATACCCTGGGGAAGCTGGAAAACTCAGACAAGGAAAAGAAGCAGTTGCAGAAGGCAGCAGAAGAGCAGGACCAGAAATTAAATGACATGCAGGACCAGGTCAAACTTGTTCAGTACCAGGTAGGCAGCAAGCAGGCAGCCGACACCAAGGTCTGCCCTGCTGAAGATTAAACATATTGGTCCTTATTTAAGAAGATGTTGCCATCAACCCATGCAAACGAATTATCCAGAATTTATGTTAGAATGCTCTCAGTCACCAGTTCCCATCATGAGTTATAAGTGTTTTCAAGGGTTAGGCTCAAAAATAATCAAGGAACAGTGTTGTTCTTACTAGGATCCGAAGGCTACCCTTGTCAGCCAATTTAAAGTCTTCGATCtctgaattattctttttatgcttttctaTGATTGTTTAAAACTTTATTCAAAGAGGTTTTTATGTGAAAAGATTTAGAGAATAAGTGGGAGAGAAGGCTGGCACAGTGGGAATTggatctataaataaaattaattggtCTATCtaattaaacaaagaagaaatgttgcagagccCCGAAGCAGACTTTGTTGTTATATATGCTATCAAACTAAGGGACCGTCCTGGGTGCAACTGTCTGCGTATCTTTTCCCAAATACGATATAGTGCAAGGCTGTCTTCCAGCCCAGTCTTTATGTTCTCAGAACAGGGACCTATTAGGTGCCAAAAACAAGCTAGAAGAGGAGATACCAGAGCTAACACAGACACTGAAGGACAAACGGGAGCAGttgaaaaagagcaaagaaaacgAGAAGCTTTTGGAGGATGAAATTGAGGCTCTGCGACAGGAggataaaaagaaggaaaagatggtGAGAAGGAGAATGTAGATAGGGTTGGGTCCCGAATCCCAGGATGGATGTGGATGGAGCTGGGTCAGGATGGATGCAGAGGTCATGGGTGCTCAGAGCTTAGGAGACAGAGTAGGAAAGCCACAGGGCAGAGAAGGGAACcttgggaagagaaggaggagagggagcttTGAGAGTGGTTCACACATCTTTCTGGGGCTTTGCTCTTTAATGGGTGACCAGTTGAGAGAAAATTTGAGGaaacaggaggaggagaaaggaaatcTCCAAGAGGAGCTGAAGCAATGTGCTACGCAGCTGGAAGTTTCTCTCAGCAAGTACAACGCCTCCCAGCAACTCATTGAGGAGCTCAACTTAGAGGTAAGTAGATGGGAACCCCACCCCTCTCTCCATTGCCACAGCAAGGCCACAAACAGGCTCAGCCAACTGTGCACCTCTGGCACCTGAGGCTTGAAGTGGGTTAACGCTTCAGGACCTGGTTTCTGAAGCCAAGACATGTTTCTTCCTCAGTGGAAGGTTTTATTTCCTACTTAGTGGAGCCCCCAAACTTGCTAGGTTGCAGCATCAAGTCTTCTAATACCACAATTTAGACCAGAGTTGGGTGAGTTAGTCGTTTAGGGCAATTTGCTagggaacacttccaaaattGTGGCAAAGCACAAAAACAGGGTGCAAGCGGAGACATTCCACTGCGGATTTTTCATTGCATGAGTAAAAATAAGTGGCATCTGACATGCTAGGCCCTGTGCTTTGAGTTTAGTCATCATTAATTTAATGTCTGCGTAAGCCCTTCACATACCTTCCATCTCAGCAAGGTATACCTTACTGTGATCCCCcatttccaaatgaaaataaaagcctGAGGCCCAAAGGCACCAAGCAGGGAGTGGTGGGATGAGCCTGAGTTTGAACCTGGGCCACCCACTCTCTTCATCAATGAGCAGCACTACTTTCCCAACTGAGTTCATTCCATCGTTctgggcaagaaaaaaaaatatgtagtacCTTGGGAGATAGTCACTTGGGTTGCAAATGAAGGACCAAGCAGATCTTACTCCTTCATAATctgtttaaaaacttaaaatagtatGACCATCCTAAGGATTGCACTGTCCAATAGAAGTTTCTGCCTTTCTGTAATTATGGAAAAGTTGTACATCTGAGCTACACTATAACCACAAGCCACCTACATCTCTGAACATAAAGGGACCCTGACTATATGGGCCCGTTGTCACATTTGCCAAAAAATGTCCATGTACATTTGGAAGCCAAAGCACTCATTTCAGAATTACTTGAACaggaagatttttcttttgtgatttgtAAGCATGTTCAACTTTTCTAAAGGCACACACCCCACATACGGTAGGGCAATTTGCTATTAGAAATAGGATTCGTTTTGCTTTCTAAAATGCACTTCCTTTAATCAATATTCCATATATTGATATGAAAATTCCCCATCTGAAAACAAGACAATATATCATAGAATCCTTGTAATGTATTTGACGTAGTGTATTTTTCCACtacattatataatttattactgTTAATAGGAAAGTTCATTCACCTTTTCTTGGTAGGACAGTTTGCACAGTCaacatttatttctctgaaataCAAAACATGTCTTTGGATTTGTATCCTATATATCATCTAAATAAAACTGAACAACTTTGATGTGACCAGAAGTGAAGTCACTTTAATATAGGAAAACTATCCTCTGGAAATCTATAGATGATTCATCCTGTCACGTGGCTATACATATAGTAGTTTCCCAGCCTCAACATTTCCCCTAAATTTGGCACAACAAAAACCTGTTAACTAATAGAGACTGTATAGTTTCCTATTTTTAgttcttagtttcttttttttttttctttcctttatcgCCTACCCATTTCTCTACTGGTGGTATTGCCTCTCAAATAAATTGTCTGCTTTCAAATTCTTGTCTCAGGATCTACTTCAATTATAGTACTGTCACTAATTTTCTATGTGACACAATAAAatttttggatttcattttatCAAAAACTGGAATGACCTATTTATACTTAATGCCATAAGCAGTTCTaaaatgataatttcttttttggagaCCCAGCTTTGCCAGAAATTAGAGATGCACAGGCATTTCTGATTAGATAACTTAGGAAGAGAAATTAAATCCCTTTTTTTAAGGTATAGTTACAGCATAGCTTTTTCCAGAAGTACATAATATGGAGTCCAAGCCCAGCCTAGAGTACAACAGAAGGAAGCATGCAAGTTTCTGAATGAAAATTGCAGGCCAAATTATTAATCCAAAAATTAGAGTTAGAGACAGTAGTAATCtcttcaaataagaaataaatttgacaTGGACCAAGTGTAGACAGAAGTGgcaattattcatttttatctcaGAAGAAAGCCAAAAACAACCATCACCAGCTTTTTCTACAAATGGATCCATTTTGCAAAATACAATTGAGTTCTTGCccaaatatgctttttttttcctttcacttttataTATTGATTCTGAATTTGGACATCTTATTAAGCTCACTTATAATTTGTAATAGTTTTTCACTTGATTCTCATGAATTTTTCTAAGTAGATAATGATGTCATTTGCAAACAACAgtcttataaatatttctttgtaatatgtatattgatttttcttgCACTGGACAGTCAGTACCTTCCGTATGATGGTCAACAGCAACCCTGTTAGCaggcatctttttctttcttaactttAAAGGAATGCACTTGTTTTAGTATGATACCCTTGTAGGTTTCTTATTGCTATCCTTTATCAAGTTTCTTTGATTCTTCAGTTACTAAAAGTTTTTAGCAGTAGATGTAGAATTTTCTTAAGTCCTTTTTTTAAAGCCAACAAGATGATCATATCTTTCTTTTCAAATCTGGTGAATTAATTAACTGATCCTAATTTGGTCCCCTCCTTGCATTTCTAGTATAAATCCTGAATGTGTGTCATGTATCACTTTAATACACACTTGGCACTTGGGACACTCTTGGTGAAATAAGGCCAATATTACTGAAGTGTATTGATTAAGGGAAATACTGGTATATGATCAGATTAGAAAATTAGACAGGGGCAGACATTATAGCTTTTGTTAAGAAATTTGGGGTTTTATGTTCATAcaggtctttttttcttttttaagagagagagaaagaattttttaatatttattttttagttttcggtggacacagcatctttatttgtatgtggtgctgaggaccgaacccagcgccccgcgcatgccaggcaagcacgctaccacttgagccacatccccagcccctcatatagGTCTTAATCTGATAATATTTCCTCAAAGGGATAAGATAGATAATTCAATCTgatttcagttttcaaaatataactcaagggctggggttgtggctcactggtagagtgcttgcttagaaagtgtgaggcactgggtttaactctcagtaccatataaaaataaataaatgaaggtcttATGTATGTCCCAAAAAAtacattcgtgtgtgtgtgtgtgtgtgtgtacaaactTCAAACATTGAACAGTTACTGGAGATGAAGCAAGAAAGAGTATGTTTCTGTGTATTTGTGACCAGCTTAGGATACAGGTGTACTAGAATACCAAAGACCAGAAGTCAGGCACACAATCATGGATTGGAAAGGAGTTGTTATGGAACAAAGGAGGCCAGAGTTAGGGAGCTATTCCTGTCCAGGCTGGAGTGGTATCAGTGAGGAACTTAGTGGCAAGACCGACCAgacttgctgagaaaaaaaaaaaaagatttggggacGACTTAATGTAATGCACCTCTAAAGCCATTTATACCTATATATAGCCTGCCTTTGGCAGGAGAGAATGTAGGTCTTGTATTAGAACTTTCATTAGAACTCCTTGATTCTATAATTTACATGTCAGTTTTTAGCATCTTTTTCTAAGCTAAATTACTCATGTTAGCAAAGCTTCCATTTTGGCTTCTAGCATCACCGTGATTTTTTTGACCCCCCTTCTTTCTGCTGACTCACCTTCATTGTGACATTTCTCAGTTCAGCCACCACTTATCAAACACTCTGAActgtatttccctaatgacttCTCTAGGTTACTGGGGAGACCCAGCTGACTCCACATTTTTTTGGAaaaccccagaaaaaaaaaatgtgcttcagTTTCTAgaaaaccaaattattttatcttgaggAACAGTTTCACCACCAGGACATGTAAAACATGGAATTAGAAGTCCAATATAATGCTCTTCATCTCGCTGATTTCTAGAGTTGATGATACTCAAAATTCCATCTGGAAAACTTCActccagcagctcaagaggctgaggcaggatgattgcaaattcaaagccagcctcagcaacttagtgaggccctgagcactaattcagcaagaccctatctctaaaatataaaaaagtattggttaaaagtacccctgggttcaatccccgatatcatttaaaaaaaaaaaaaaaaagactaacctAGAATTGGGTTCTAGGTGTTTATCAAAGGCTGCAGAATCTGGGGAAGGGACTTTTTGCATATTTGGCATATCACACCCCAGTACTTCCGGCACTTCTTGTATTTGGAGGAAATGTGGGGGGAGGGGTGCAGAAGAGCCTTTGGACCTTAACACAGACTGTTCTGCAGGTTACTGCAGACAGCAGAGCCCAGCCCCTGTCCCTTTCCTATGGTCAGAGAGGGCACCTCTAGGAGCTGGAACCTGACCGtgatgctctccctccctacagATGGCCCAACACAAGGATGCCATAGCGAATCTGCAAGCCCAGCTGGACAAGGCGTTGCAGAAGGAGAAGCACTGCATGCAGACCATGGTGGCTAAAGAAATCTATGATAACTTATGCCGGAAGTCAACCACCTGCCAGGATGACCTGACGCAAGCCCTGGAGAAGGTGAGGCCACACCTTCTCATCCCCAGTTTCCTGCACAACTGGCTCTCCTCAGGGCATCGCAAACCCTGGCCTGGGTCAGGCTCTCTGTCCAGAGAAGGATTGCTTCCTCTCTGGGCgtcttttattttgaggggaGAGGAAAAGATGGAGGCCAAGTCTAACGAGTCTTTCTCCTCAGGGATGACTTGGGGCAAGGTTTTCCCAAAGCCAGGATTGTCAGGGAAATGGGTGCTCATCCCTGTGCTGATCATGCCTCCAGATCCAGCCAAAAGACTGGGAAGAGGAGAAATGaggcagagccagcctcagcaatttagcgaggcgctaaagaaaatacaaaatagggctggggatgtggctcagtggtcaaggggcccctgagttcaatccctggtacccccccccaaaaaaaaagaaatggggggGTGGGATGGAGGGCTGAGGAGAGAGCTTCAGAACACCAACCAGTGTCACTTCCCACCCCTCTCTGGAACACTAGGTAAGGGACCCATCTGCACCACCCTGGGCAGAGGACAGGGAGGGACTGGAACCCTTTTCCATTCAGGACTCAGCAGAGAGGGCCAGAGGGTCCTGATGGCCACTCTCATCCCTTTGTCTTTACCGGAAGCTCAATCAAGTGACCTCCGAGACAAAGAACCTGCAGCGAAGCTTGTTACAGGCCCAAGACAAGAAAGCTCACCTGGAGGATGAAATCGTTGCTTATGAGGACAGGATGAAAAAGCTCAATGTGGAATTAAAAAAACTGCAGGGCTTCCACCAGCAGAGCGAGCTAGAGGTGAGGAGAAGCCTGGCGCTCAAGCCGCCTCCCGTTAGGAGTCCACAAGGTCACAGTTCGCGTCCAGAATTGTTTAGCGCTAAGCATGCCCTTTGGCTAATGGGTTCCCTCGATTTTCTTGGCTCCTGGAACTTTAGGCAGAGGCGGCAAAGATCAGAGCAGGGGTGCCCTCTGCTGGCCGCTGGAAATAAAATACCCCAACAAGTCTTTCAAGGCTGGAAAGGCACCCTCTGGCCGTCTTTGGGGTCCTCTGGGGTCCCCCTCCTCACTTTGCATTCCTGAGTAGGTGCACGCCTTCGACAAGAAGCTAGAGGAGATGAGCAACCAGGTGCTGCAGTGGCAGAAACAGCACCAGAACGACCTCAAGATGCTGGCAGCCAAAGAGATGCAGCTCAGGGAGTTCCAGGAGGAGATGACCACGCTGAAGGAGAACCTCCTGGCAGACGATAAGGAGGTGGGGTGGGCACTGCTTGGCTTCCGCCACTTCCTCTCAGTCCACCCCAACAAGGCAGCCCTCGGTGAGGTGTAGGGGTgctgggagaaaagaaaggaacccCACTTACCTCCATTAGCACGAAGCAAGGGCTGGGTCCTCCAGGGCCACCACTTATGTTGGTGGCTTCATTGCTAGGGAGGTATGGACCAGAACAAAAACCCCATTCCCGACTCAAGTACTTCAGACACCCCTGACTCAGACGACCTCCTGGGAAGTCCCCTTCCAGAGTACATCCAAGCAGCCTCATGGCCCAACCCTGTAGAATTGGCTAACTGAACACGCCCCCTGTCCAACTCCCGGAGCAGTGAAGGTCACAGCAGGAGACCTCAAGACATTCTGAGGTGGCTACAAAGCCTTTGTTAAAATTAGAAAGAAGCCATCTCTTTCTCCAGATATTTTTTCCCTATCTGTTAAAATATACTGCTTTTTTAGGACAGGTCACTTCAGTGCCTTTGGCCTGAAAACCATTACTTTGAGTGTACAGATGTATGGTCTCTGCTGTAAATGAGCACCCTAAAATGGTGCCCCCTCCGAGGTGTCACCTCTGTGCAGAATGCAGCAGGAGGTGAATGTCCTGGTGTGGCAACTGTGGTCTCTGGTTAGACAGCAGAGTTGATTTTTCTTCTcccaggaagagagaagggaccTGGCTTGGGGAAGAGGAAGTGTTTGGGCCCTGATCCCATCTCTTACtgtctcattttcttcttgtatGGAAGCCCTGCTGCCTGTCCCAGCGGTCTGTGCCCAAAGACCCATGTAGGCTCCACCGAGAGAACGACCAGATCATGTGCAACATGGAACAGTGGGCAAAAGAGCAGAAGTaagtaagaaagagaaaagtgagGCAGGTCCCAGGGCCTAGGCTGAGCTGAGGAAGCACCTAAGTGCCAATAattagtcacacacacacacacacacacacacacacacacacacacacaccccgctgTCACTGGAAACTGATGGAGTCTCAGCCCTCACCCAAGGGTTGGGAATAAGATGGAGGGGGCCCAACTCTTAGAGAAAGTTAGGAAAGTCCTGATGACTTAGGAATAGGGCAGAGTCAAGATTGAAGGGCTGCTGAGGTTTTCTCTTCCCACTTGGTATCTGGCTTCACCTGGATCCCTTAAACTCATTCCTTTGACCACCCCTGGGGATCACAGGGACTCTGCACAGCACTTAAGTACAGAGTCCTCTTAGTTGCCAGGTGCTAGGAAGACTCTAGCTCTGGGGACAGGATGATGCATGGGGCTCTGGGATCCAGTAGAAGCCCTGCTGagagaacccagtgccccacccaGCCAGCCTGTGCCCTTGCTCACCGGAGGCTGGGGAACCAACCACTCTTTCCCACTGTGGATTTTATTACAGGATCGCCAACGAGAAACTAGGAAACAAGCTCCGTGAGCAGGTCAAGTACATCGCCAAGCTGACTGGTGAAAAGGAGTAAGCCACCCACACCACCCTGGCTGCTCCCTGGGACCCTATGAGAAGGGCTGGCCTTACCATTTTATGTAGATAAGGAAAGGCTTGGTAATGTGGAAGGCCCCTTGAGTCCGGAACCTGCATCTCTGTGACACTGGGCACATCACTGGGCCGCACGGACCTTCATCCTCTCACCAGAGGTTTCATAATCTTGGTGCTCCTTCCTCCCTTGCCTCTGTGATTCTCCAAGGCGAGAACGCTGAGAAGGGAACTGGAATTGAAAGGCGGCTGCACTAGTGAGGGTGGGGCCGAGCTGATGTAAAGAGGTCCCCCATGGAGAAGTGCAGACAGACAGGCCTTCGAGGGATGGTCTGAGGTGCACGGCCCCAGTTGGGGGATCCGCTCTTCCTCCTGGCCATCGGGGACATAGGTCCCTTGTACCTGGGGCTCCACTCTCCCCTGTGGTCTTGCTTCACCTTCAGGTCAAAGCTAGGTCTGCCGAGAGTGAGTATAAGAACTTCAAGCTGAGAGGTGAAGGGGTCAATGTCTGAAACTGAGATGTGGGCAGTGGTAAAGTGACAGGCGAGGACAAGCCCCAGACACTGCTCCCTGAGATTTTGCCAGGCATGCTGGGAAGGCCCGGGATGAGCCTGCTTTGCCCAAAGTTGACTGAGCAGCAGCTGCCCCAAACCCTCCCCCAGGATTGGAGGGCATTGGGCTGCAGCATTCCTGGAACCCATTCATCGCTCCAAGTCACAAAGCTCGGTCTTTGGCTTTGATTTTAGGCGGGGAGGCGGGCGGAGTTGGGCTGAAGGACAAGACCACATAGTTCAAGGACCCAAAAGGCCAGGACTTGGACTGGCTGTATGGAATGTTGAAGGCATCAGGGATGCTGGCCTGGCTATAGGGCACCAGGGAGAGTGGGGGTGAGCCAGGGGACAAAGGCCTTTGTCATCCAGCCTGGGGGAGTGGGAGCAACAGAAAGAGGTGGCTTAAGACTTGTGGACAGCAAGAGGGTGGAGCACAGGCTCAGAGAAGAGGCTGAGGATTCACTG is a window of Ictidomys tridecemlineatus isolate mIctTri1 chromosome 15, mIctTri1.hap1, whole genome shotgun sequence DNA encoding:
- the Pmfbp1 gene encoding polyamine-modulated factor 1-binding protein 1 isoform X3, which gives rise to MSKPQMHAKEMQKKQQAQVLAFEDSLMEFGSAKECHLRQLQQLKKKLLALQRELEFRTDELQTSYCSLLQYQSILEKQTSDLVILHHHCKLKEDEVILYEEEMGNHENAGEKLHLAQEQLALAGDKIISLERSLNLYRDKYQTSLSNIELLECQVKMLEGELSGLISQEPENKGDHSKVRLYPSPCMIQEHQETMKRLSEVWQKVSEQDDLIQELRNKLACSNALVLEREEALIKLQADFASYTATHRHPPCTAEDCEDIKKILKHLQEQKDSQCLHVEEYQSLVKDLSTELEAVSEQKKNIMKDMMKLELDLHGLREETSTHMERKDKESALLQHRLQELQLQFTETQKLAIVKEKLLQEKDEMLNELEKKLAQVQNSLLKKEVEMEEQHCLMRELEITFKEKARMEYAALQGEIQKLSDALEDTKQQHRLAAQQAAQYKEEALQAGNTLEDTQRKLQDCIYLDQQKADTIQDLQREVQRLQAESVAAGEELASNRKQIDELTSNLSDTLGKLENSDKEKKQLQKAAEEQDQKLNDMQDQVKLVQYQNRDLLGAKNKLEEEIPELTQTLKDKREQLKKSKENEKLLEDEIEALRQEDKKKEKMLRENLRKQEEEKGNLQEELKQCATQLEVSLSKYNASQQLIEELNLEMAQHKDAIANLQAQLDKALQKEKHCMQTMVAKEIYDNLCRKSTTCQDDLTQALEKLNQVTSETKNLQRSLLQAQDKKAHLEDEIVAYEDRMKKLNVELKKLQGFHQQSELEVHAFDKKLEEMSNQVLQWQKQHQNDLKMLAAKEMQLREFQEEMTTLKENLLADDKEPCCLSQRSVPKDPCRLHRENDQIMCNMEQWAKEQKIANEKLGNKLREQVKYIAKLTGEKDHLHNVMVHLQQENKKLKSEIEEKILAGNSKMCTKALGPSKLEPTQRGKMCGLMGPKVDITKIIGMPHCPDHQMGIHIGRRRQVPQDLGSFA
- the Pmfbp1 gene encoding polyamine-modulated factor 1-binding protein 1 isoform X1: MLKLNGELSTAKELKDQAGERDREVSNLSSKLLSLQLDIKNLHDVCKRHGKTLQENQLCVEEAMMNSSHKKQQAQVLAFEDSLMEFGSAKECHLRQLQQLKKKLLALQRELEFRTDELQTSYCSLLQYQSILEKQTSDLVILHHHCKLKEDEVILYEEEMGNHENAGEKLHLAQEQLALAGDKIISLERSLNLYRDKYQTSLSNIELLECQVKMLEGELSGLISQEPENKGDHSKVRLYPSPCMIQEHQETMKRLSEVWQKVSEQDDLIQELRNKLACSNALVLEREEALIKLQADFASYTATHRHPPCTAEDCEDIKKILKHLQEQKDSQCLHVEEYQSLVKDLSTELEAVSEQKKNIMKDMMKLELDLHGLREETSTHMERKDKESALLQHRLQELQLQFTETQKLAIVKEKLLQEKDEMLNELEKKLAQVQNSLLKKEVEMEEQHCLMRELEITFKEKARMEYAALQGEIQKLSDALEDTKQQHRLAAQQAAQYKEEALQAGNTLEDTQRKLQDCIYLDQQKADTIQDLQREVQRLQAESVAAGEELASNRKQIDELTSNLSDTLGKLENSDKEKKQLQKAAEEQDQKLNDMQDQVKLVQYQNRDLLGAKNKLEEEIPELTQTLKDKREQLKKSKENEKLLEDEIEALRQEDKKKEKMLRENLRKQEEEKGNLQEELKQCATQLEVSLSKYNASQQLIEELNLEMAQHKDAIANLQAQLDKALQKEKHCMQTMVAKEIYDNLCRKSTTCQDDLTQALEKLNQVTSETKNLQRSLLQAQDKKAHLEDEIVAYEDRMKKLNVELKKLQGFHQQSELEVHAFDKKLEEMSNQVLQWQKQHQNDLKMLAAKEMQLREFQEEMTTLKENLLADDKEPCCLSQRSVPKDPCRLHRENDQIMCNMEQWAKEQKIANEKLGNKLREQVKYIAKLTGEKDHLHNVMVHLQQENKKLKSEIEEKILAGNSKMCTKALGPSKLEPTQRGKMCGLMGPKVDITKIIGMPHCPDHQMGIHIGRRRQVPQDLGSFA